One window of Neptuniibacter halophilus genomic DNA carries:
- a CDS encoding sigma-54-dependent transcriptional regulator: MNTNLYPQFGILLVDDEASFLRSMSIVLERRGYNHLYRCQDSREAMALIAREPIGLVLLDLTMPHISGEELLQQIVSDYPDLGVIVLSGLNQLETAVHCIRLGAYDYFVKTTEEGRLIEGVRRAVRMQEMRLENQELRRRFLSDTLEHPAVFDGIITQDKSMRSVFQYLESIASSNQPVLISGESGVGKELIARAVHRLSGRSGELVTVNVAGLDDTVFADTLFGHHRGAFTGADKARAGMIEQAAGGTLFLDEIGDLSLSSQVKLLRLLQEGEYYPLGSDRPKRIQARVVVATHQDLEKKQLSGEFRKDLFYRLRIHQVEIPPLRKRKSDLGLLLEYFLSEAAEEMGKAKPTLPKELPLLLEHYDFPGNVRELRALAFEAISQHRGGILSMDIFRRLLGSESALSVGPDEPGEAVSFHPEQPLPSLQEMGDLLVEEAMRRAQGNQSLASRLIGISQPALSKRLKKKRPDSL, from the coding sequence ATGAACACCAATCTATACCCACAGTTCGGCATTTTACTGGTGGATGATGAAGCCTCGTTTCTGCGCAGCATGAGCATTGTGCTGGAGCGGCGTGGCTACAATCATCTTTACCGTTGTCAGGACAGTAGAGAGGCGATGGCGCTGATCGCGCGGGAGCCGATTGGACTGGTACTGCTGGATCTGACCATGCCGCACATCTCCGGTGAGGAGTTGCTGCAACAAATCGTCAGTGACTATCCGGATCTGGGGGTGATCGTTCTCAGTGGCCTTAATCAGCTCGAAACTGCAGTCCACTGCATTCGCCTCGGGGCTTACGATTACTTTGTGAAAACCACGGAAGAGGGGCGGCTGATCGAAGGGGTCCGGCGAGCGGTTCGGATGCAGGAGATGCGTCTGGAAAATCAGGAGCTGCGCCGCCGTTTTCTCAGCGACACACTGGAGCATCCGGCGGTATTTGACGGCATTATCACTCAGGATAAGTCGATGCGCTCGGTGTTTCAGTATCTGGAATCGATCGCCAGCAGCAATCAGCCGGTGCTGATCAGTGGTGAAAGCGGTGTCGGTAAGGAACTGATCGCCAGAGCGGTACATCGCTTAAGTGGCCGCTCCGGTGAGCTGGTCACTGTTAATGTGGCGGGTCTGGATGACACGGTGTTTGCAGACACACTGTTTGGGCATCATCGCGGTGCCTTTACCGGCGCGGATAAAGCGCGCGCCGGGATGATAGAGCAGGCGGCCGGTGGCACTCTGTTTCTGGATGAGATTGGCGATCTGAGTCTCAGTTCACAGGTAAAGCTGCTGCGGCTGCTGCAGGAAGGGGAGTATTACCCGCTGGGTAGCGACCGGCCGAAACGTATTCAGGCGCGCGTGGTGGTGGCAACCCATCAGGATCTGGAGAAGAAGCAGCTCAGTGGTGAGTTTCGTAAGGATCTGTTCTATCGTCTGCGCATTCATCAGGTGGAGATTCCGCCACTGCGTAAGCGTAAATCTGATCTGGGCTTACTGCTGGAGTATTTCCTCAGTGAAGCCGCGGAGGAGATGGGTAAAGCTAAACCCACCCTGCCTAAAGAGCTGCCGCTTCTGCTGGAGCATTATGATTTTCCGGGTAATGTCCGCGAACTCCGGGCACTGGCGTTTGAGGCGATCAGTCAGCATCGGGGCGGGATTCTGTCTATGGATATTTTTCGCCGTCTGCTGGGGAGTGAATCCGCGCTGAGTGTCGGGCCAGATGAACCGGGTGAAGCCGTCAGTTTTCATCCTGAACAGCCGCTCCCGTCACTGCAGGAGATGGGTGACCTGCTGGTGGAGGAGGCGATGCGTCGCGCTCAGGGAAACCAGTCACTGGCTTCCCGCTTGATCGGCATCTCCCAGCCAGCTTTGAGTAAACGGCTGAAGAAGAAGCGCCCGGACTCCCTCTGA
- a CDS encoding transporter substrate-binding domain-containing protein, producing MHKPLLKLLCGAVIGWLLSASVAAAEKIRVGGDHNYPPYEFINEDGQPDGYNTELTLAIAEVMGMEVEIELGHWDLMRNRLEQGELDTLQGMIYSEQRSHQYDFSPAHALIHQSIFARKGTPRVESLDELAGHEVIVQQGGIMHDYLLKNRGGATLILVDTHASALRLLASGQHDYALVANLPGLYLGRELELSNIVPVGKPFGAQSYGYSVLKGNTELLAQFSEGLAILKNTGRQQAIYDKWLGPLEQSGLPWNKIGQVTLWASLLLLLVLGGIMFWNRMLTREVSRRTEELKLQQQQLIQADKMTSLGILVSGVAHEINNPSSLLLLNLPVFREVYQDAEEILEAHYQTHGDFYLGGLPYSRMRDEIPPMLEDMLSGTQRIRRIVDDLRDFARQSPSDLSEQVDLNEVVATAIRLVDNTIRHSSDHFSVEYARNLPLFCGNAQRIEQVVINLIVNACQSLESSEQAIRVKTLRDDQGRLCLEVSDEGRGIEAENLARLSDPFFTTRREEGGTGLGLSVSNSIVQEHGGELRYDSAPGEGTRVRLTLKPIQTGSS from the coding sequence ATGCATAAACCTCTGCTGAAGCTGCTCTGCGGTGCTGTTATCGGTTGGTTGTTGTCTGCTTCGGTCGCGGCTGCGGAGAAAATTCGTGTCGGCGGGGATCATAACTATCCGCCTTATGAATTTATTAATGAAGATGGCCAGCCTGATGGTTACAACACTGAGCTGACGCTGGCGATTGCTGAAGTGATGGGGATGGAGGTCGAAATTGAGCTGGGTCACTGGGATCTGATGCGCAATCGTCTGGAACAGGGAGAACTCGATACCCTGCAGGGGATGATCTATTCCGAACAGCGCAGTCACCAGTATGACTTCTCACCGGCCCACGCGCTGATTCATCAGTCGATCTTCGCCCGCAAGGGCACGCCCAGGGTTGAATCACTGGATGAACTGGCCGGGCATGAGGTGATCGTGCAGCAGGGCGGCATTATGCACGACTACCTGCTGAAAAACAGGGGCGGGGCAACCCTGATACTGGTTGATACCCATGCGTCAGCATTGCGGCTGCTGGCCTCCGGGCAGCATGATTATGCGTTGGTCGCTAACCTGCCGGGTCTCTATCTGGGGCGCGAGCTCGAACTGTCCAATATTGTGCCTGTAGGCAAACCGTTCGGCGCTCAGTCCTATGGTTATTCCGTGCTGAAGGGCAATACTGAACTGCTGGCTCAGTTCAGCGAGGGGCTGGCGATTCTGAAAAATACCGGCCGGCAGCAGGCGATCTATGACAAATGGCTGGGGCCGCTGGAGCAGAGCGGGTTGCCGTGGAACAAGATCGGTCAGGTCACCCTCTGGGCCAGTTTGCTGCTGCTGTTAGTGCTGGGTGGAATCATGTTCTGGAACCGGATGCTGACCCGCGAAGTCAGCCGCCGGACCGAGGAGCTGAAACTGCAGCAACAACAACTGATTCAGGCCGATAAGATGACCTCGCTGGGGATTCTGGTTTCAGGGGTAGCCCATGAGATCAACAACCCGAGTAGTTTGTTACTGCTGAATCTTCCGGTGTTTCGCGAGGTATATCAGGATGCGGAGGAGATTCTTGAAGCGCACTATCAGACGCATGGGGATTTTTATCTGGGAGGGCTGCCCTACAGCCGGATGCGCGATGAGATTCCGCCGATGCTGGAAGATATGCTCAGTGGTACCCAGCGGATTCGTCGCATCGTTGATGACCTGCGAGATTTTGCCCGCCAGAGCCCGTCTGATCTGAGTGAGCAGGTCGACCTGAATGAAGTGGTGGCGACCGCCATCAGGCTGGTGGACAACACCATTCGTCACAGCAGTGATCACTTTAGTGTGGAGTATGCCAGAAACCTGCCACTGTTTTGTGGTAATGCCCAGCGCATTGAACAGGTGGTTATTAACCTGATCGTCAACGCCTGTCAGTCGCTGGAATCTTCCGAACAGGCGATACGGGTAAAAACCCTGCGTGATGATCAGGGGCGGCTCTGCCTTGAGGTCAGCGATGAGGGGCGCGGAATTGAGGCGGAAAATCTGGCCCGGCTCAGTGATCCTTTCTTTACCACCCGGCGTGAAGAGGGCGGGACCGGTCTCGGGCTCTCCGTATCCAACAGTATTGTGCAGGAACATGGAGGTGAACTCCGTTATGATTCGGCCCCCGGCGAAGGCACCCGGGTGCGACTTACTCTTAAACCGATTCAGACAGGCAGTAGTTGA
- a CDS encoding LysR substrate-binding domain-containing protein, which yields MNIETKWLEDFLSLAQSQSFSRSAAERHLTQPAFSRRIQALEAAVGCALVDRRCMPVELTAEGRLFQESASNLLQQLESCIRHMHSLGNGGAQVIDFAVSHALSLSLFPQFLQSVKTELSSLTARQMVANADDCVQALKNGVCEFLLAFEDLSLEEPGFTKLLLQHERLVPVCRADTQGEPLFNLDSNRQQKIPLLGYTGGIYLGRCLQQLLERRPRSIVLETVFESSLADSLKGMALQGLGVAWVPAFSVKEELAQEALVICGSDLWQAPLNICIYRQQRGLSVMAEQFWELMLQRRQTAGMSDA from the coding sequence ATGAATATTGAAACCAAGTGGCTGGAAGATTTTCTCTCTCTGGCGCAAAGTCAGAGCTTCTCCCGTTCAGCGGCTGAGCGCCATCTGACTCAGCCGGCTTTCAGTCGCCGGATACAGGCGCTGGAGGCAGCCGTGGGCTGTGCTCTGGTAGACCGTCGTTGTATGCCGGTTGAATTAACCGCTGAGGGACGCCTGTTTCAGGAAAGTGCCAGTAACCTCCTGCAGCAGTTGGAAAGCTGTATCCGTCATATGCACTCACTCGGTAACGGGGGGGCTCAGGTGATCGATTTTGCGGTTTCACATGCGCTCTCTCTGTCGCTGTTTCCGCAGTTTTTGCAATCGGTTAAAACGGAACTCAGCAGCCTGACCGCACGCCAGATGGTGGCGAATGCAGATGATTGTGTTCAGGCCCTGAAGAATGGGGTGTGCGAGTTTCTGCTGGCGTTTGAAGATCTGAGCCTTGAGGAGCCGGGCTTTACCAAGCTGCTGTTGCAGCATGAGCGGCTGGTACCTGTCTGCCGGGCCGATACACAGGGCGAGCCGCTCTTTAATCTGGACAGCAACAGGCAGCAGAAAATTCCTCTGCTGGGTTACACCGGGGGGATCTATCTGGGACGTTGCCTGCAGCAACTGCTGGAGCGGAGGCCGCGCTCCATCGTACTGGAAACGGTTTTTGAATCATCTCTGGCAGACAGTCTCAAAGGGATGGCTCTGCAGGGGCTGGGTGTGGCCTGGGTACCGGCTTTCTCGGTCAAGGAGGAGCTGGCTCAGGAGGCATTGGTGATCTGCGGCAGCGACCTTTGGCAGGCCCCTCTGAATATCTGTATCTATCGACAGCAACGGGGGCTTTCCGTCATGGCAGAACAGTTCTGGGAGCTGATGCTTCAGCGCCGGCAGACTGCGGGAATGTCTGATGCATAA
- a CDS encoding aspartate/glutamate racemase family protein yields MTKTLGILGGMGPMATVDFIAKLIRLTPARRDQEHIPLLVHAVPQIPDRSACLLQSGESPLDALLKGINVLVSGGADGIAIPCNTAHYWHPELVRQCPVPIFHMADICADYLQQEQVCNVGLMATDGTLKAGFYPPRLAARGIETQLPTAALQQQIMQGIYAVKSGHTETGSLLLEEAFQQMLDSGAQRVILGCTEIPLALSQTRADLQHRGVDATNLLAAHAVDWSLTSPANQAA; encoded by the coding sequence ATGACAAAAACTCTGGGCATACTCGGCGGAATGGGCCCTATGGCTACCGTAGACTTCATCGCTAAACTGATCCGGCTGACACCCGCCCGCCGTGATCAGGAGCATATCCCGCTTTTAGTACATGCCGTGCCGCAGATACCGGATCGAAGTGCCTGCCTGCTGCAGTCCGGCGAATCCCCGCTCGATGCGCTGCTGAAGGGAATAAATGTGCTGGTCTCAGGGGGGGCCGACGGGATCGCCATCCCCTGTAACACCGCCCACTACTGGCACCCTGAACTGGTCAGGCAGTGTCCGGTGCCCATCTTTCATATGGCCGATATCTGTGCCGACTATCTGCAGCAGGAGCAGGTCTGCAACGTCGGTCTGATGGCCACCGACGGTACGCTCAAGGCCGGCTTCTATCCACCAAGACTGGCTGCCAGAGGGATCGAAACTCAGCTTCCCACAGCCGCATTACAGCAACAGATTATGCAGGGGATCTACGCCGTTAAATCAGGTCATACGGAAACCGGTTCCTTACTGCTGGAAGAGGCATTTCAGCAGATGCTGGACAGCGGCGCGCAACGTGTTATTCTCGGCTGCACCGAAATTCCCCTGGCATTAAGCCAGACCCGGGCTGATCTGCAGCACCGGGGCGTGGATGCAACCAACCTGCTCGCCGCCCACGCCGTAGACTGGTCACTGACCTCCCCGGCCAACCAGGCTGCCTGA
- a CDS encoding TSUP family transporter — MELELTVVLILLLTGFAAGLIDAIAGGGGMIALPVLLACGLSPVEALATNKLQGSFGTFSAARYFVKKRMVDLQQMRIPILCTFLGAVAGTILIQQLDAGFLATLMPVLLISIALYFMFSPSISDEEKKQRIGSTGFGLLIGSSVGFYDGFFGPGTGTFFTLAYVALAGYGMAKATAHTKVLNFTSNLASLLFFAFGGHIVWMAGMVMALGQLIGGRLGAKLVLSKGTRLIKPLIVTVTLVLSIKLLLTS; from the coding sequence ATGGAACTTGAACTCACTGTTGTTCTTATACTGCTGTTAACCGGTTTTGCCGCAGGCCTGATCGATGCCATCGCCGGCGGTGGCGGTATGATTGCCCTGCCGGTATTGCTGGCCTGCGGCCTCAGCCCGGTGGAAGCGCTGGCAACCAACAAGCTTCAGGGAAGTTTCGGCACCTTCAGTGCCGCCCGGTATTTTGTGAAAAAACGGATGGTCGATCTGCAACAGATGCGGATTCCGATTCTCTGCACCTTCCTTGGTGCTGTGGCGGGTACGATTCTGATCCAGCAACTGGATGCCGGCTTTCTCGCAACCCTGATGCCCGTTCTGCTGATCAGTATCGCGCTGTACTTTATGTTTTCACCCAGCATCAGTGATGAGGAGAAAAAGCAGCGTATCGGCAGCACCGGCTTCGGTCTGCTGATCGGCAGCAGCGTCGGCTTCTACGACGGTTTTTTCGGCCCGGGTACCGGCACCTTTTTCACACTGGCCTACGTCGCGCTGGCAGGCTATGGCATGGCCAAAGCCACGGCCCATACCAAGGTGCTTAATTTCACCTCTAACCTCGCTTCCCTGCTGTTTTTCGCTTTTGGCGGGCATATTGTCTGGATGGCCGGAATGGTTATGGCACTGGGCCAGTTGATCGGTGGCCGGCTGGGCGCGAAACTGGTACTGAGTAAAGGCACCCGTCTGATCAAACCGCTGATTGTAACGGTCACACTGGTGCTCTCAATAAAACTGCTACTGACAAGCTGA
- a CDS encoding pseudouridine synthase, with product MPSHKSRLDRFISQHSPFSRSEVRLLIAQGRIRVNDQPADKISQVIGQFCRVQLDDQLLQDNQPIYLMLNKPLNTVSATRDDKHRTVLDLLPAEFAHLHIAGRLDLNSTGLLLLTNDGGWSSGITAAGKKVSKQYQVRVANPITAEYAAAFAAGFYFPFEDIKTQPALLHQTGEYEAEITLTEGRYHQIKRMFGRFRNPVTRIHRTAIGALQLDPALKPGESRLLTADEINCLR from the coding sequence ATGCCATCACACAAATCCCGCCTCGACCGCTTTATTTCGCAGCACAGCCCTTTCTCCCGATCAGAGGTGAGGCTGCTGATCGCGCAGGGCAGGATACGGGTCAATGACCAACCCGCCGATAAGATCAGTCAGGTGATTGGCCAGTTCTGCCGGGTTCAACTGGATGACCAGTTGCTGCAGGATAATCAGCCGATCTATCTGATGCTCAACAAACCCCTGAATACCGTCAGTGCGACCCGGGATGATAAACACCGCACGGTGCTTGATCTGCTTCCGGCCGAGTTTGCACACCTGCACATTGCCGGACGTCTGGATCTGAACTCCACCGGGCTGCTTCTGCTGACAAACGACGGGGGCTGGTCCAGTGGTATCACTGCTGCCGGGAAGAAAGTCAGCAAGCAGTATCAGGTTCGGGTTGCTAACCCGATTACCGCAGAGTATGCCGCAGCGTTCGCGGCAGGGTTCTATTTTCCGTTTGAAGATATCAAAACCCAGCCTGCGCTGCTGCACCAGACCGGGGAATATGAAGCCGAGATTACCCTTACCGAAGGGCGTTACCACCAGATCAAGCGGATGTTTGGCAGATTTCGTAATCCTGTCACCCGGATACACCGGACAGCGATCGGTGCCCTGCAACTGGACCCGGCACTCAAGCCCGGCGAAAGCCGTCTACTGACGGCAGATGAGATTAACTGCCTGAGATAA
- a CDS encoding universal stress protein, with product MIPGVKKILYASDIEKGSRPAFRAAVSLCGHYNAQITYLHVLENQHQDDMALQTLLKEDGMREMYEQSLVNLKDKLEARIDKFFQEEVEELDMLKAEQVSSVIREGKPWKVIVDVAEELDADVIVMGTRPHSGLGQMLMGSTATKVMQNTKRPVLIVPLKK from the coding sequence ATGATACCTGGCGTAAAAAAAATCCTGTACGCATCTGACATTGAAAAGGGCTCCCGGCCAGCTTTCCGCGCAGCGGTGAGCCTGTGCGGTCATTACAATGCGCAGATCACTTACCTGCATGTGCTGGAAAACCAGCATCAGGATGATATGGCGCTGCAGACCCTGCTCAAAGAGGATGGGATGCGCGAGATGTATGAGCAGAGCCTGGTTAACCTGAAAGACAAACTGGAAGCGCGTATCGACAAGTTCTTCCAGGAAGAGGTTGAAGAGCTGGATATGCTTAAGGCGGAGCAGGTCAGCTCCGTCATCCGTGAGGGCAAGCCCTGGAAAGTGATCGTTGATGTGGCTGAAGAGCTGGATGCTGACGTGATCGTGATGGGAACCCGACCACATTCCGGTCTGGGCCAGATGCTGATGGGCTCAACCGCTACCAAAGTGATGCAGAACACTAAACGGCCCGTACTGATTGTACCCCTGAAAAAATAA
- a CDS encoding TRAP transporter large permease produces the protein MITALTGFAILLLIIVVVRVPIAFAMGLVGFFGFAYMQGLSFDNFMDFRWNGALSMASKRVIDTAQEYSLSVIPLFILMGNLVTKSGLSQELYRASNAFLGHRKGGLSMATVVACGGFSAICGSSLATSATMAKVAMPPMRKYGYSDSLATASIAAGGTLGILIPPSVILVIYGLLTETSIRELFAAGFIPGFLGILLYLAAVRYVVWRDPEAGPCGEKLDWSERLKALNGVWGVLILFTIVMGGIYLGIFTPTEAAGIGAGGAFFIALARKSLTWGSLFDILTDTARTTTMLFGVVIGALIFSNFINRAGLPADLLAFVNGLEVSPMVVILVILGIYIVLGMVFESLSMLLLTVPIFFPLVDSLGFDLVWFGIVVVVVTEISLITPPVGMNVFVLSAVLRDVKASTIFKGVTPFWCADIVRLALITLLPAISLFLPELLYRS, from the coding sequence ATGATTACTGCATTAACGGGCTTTGCGATCCTGCTGCTGATTATCGTTGTGGTCCGGGTACCGATCGCCTTTGCGATGGGCCTGGTCGGCTTCTTCGGTTTCGCATACATGCAGGGCCTCAGTTTCGACAACTTCATGGACTTCCGCTGGAATGGCGCGTTGTCGATGGCGTCCAAACGTGTCATCGATACGGCGCAGGAGTACAGCCTGTCCGTGATTCCCCTGTTTATCCTGATGGGTAACCTGGTGACAAAATCCGGTTTATCACAGGAACTTTACCGCGCTTCTAATGCGTTTCTGGGACACCGTAAAGGTGGCCTCTCGATGGCGACCGTCGTGGCCTGTGGTGGTTTTTCGGCGATCTGTGGTTCAAGTCTGGCAACCTCGGCGACTATGGCTAAAGTGGCGATGCCACCGATGCGTAAGTACGGCTACTCCGATTCTCTGGCCACCGCGTCTATTGCTGCCGGTGGTACTCTGGGTATCCTGATTCCGCCGAGCGTGATTCTGGTGATCTACGGTCTGCTGACCGAAACCAGTATCCGTGAGCTGTTTGCGGCGGGCTTTATTCCCGGCTTCCTCGGTATTCTGCTCTATCTGGCGGCGGTACGTTACGTGGTCTGGCGTGATCCTGAAGCGGGCCCCTGTGGTGAGAAGCTGGACTGGTCTGAGCGCCTGAAAGCGCTGAACGGTGTCTGGGGTGTATTGATCCTGTTCACCATCGTAATGGGCGGTATCTATCTGGGTATCTTCACCCCGACTGAAGCGGCGGGTATCGGTGCCGGTGGTGCGTTCTTTATCGCACTGGCGCGCAAGAGCCTGACCTGGGGCAGCCTGTTCGATATCCTCACCGACACTGCGCGTACCACCACCATGCTGTTTGGTGTAGTGATTGGTGCGCTGATCTTCTCGAACTTCATCAACCGTGCCGGACTGCCCGCGGATCTGCTGGCTTTTGTTAACGGGCTGGAAGTATCACCGATGGTGGTGATTCTGGTTATTCTCGGCATCTATATCGTTCTTGGGATGGTGTTTGAGAGTCTGTCGATGCTGCTGCTGACCGTACCGATCTTCTTCCCGCTGGTGGATAGTCTGGGCTTTGATCTGGTCTGGTTCGGTATTGTTGTGGTGGTTGTGACTGAGATCAGTCTGATTACACCGCCGGTGGGGATGAACGTGTTCGTGCTCAGTGCCGTATTACGCGATGTGAAAGCCTCCACCATCTTCAAGGGCGTTACCCCTTTCTGGTGTGCTGACATTGTTCGTCTGGCGCTGATTACCCTGCTTCCGGCGATCTCGCTGTTCCTGCCGGAACTGCTCTACCGAAGCTGA
- a CDS encoding TRAP transporter small permease: MTLSAWISAHYEEKGPVAWLAFFLELIAALTLFFLMALTCADVFGRYFLGNAVDGATELTEMGIAILVFAELPVVTWRGGHVVVDILDKALGNRVIKALGLVSAFLMSTSLYFLAVRIYELAERSIRREEVTEYLQMPVGYIVEYIAIMSWVTAGAMITYGVYRLLFVSRD; the protein is encoded by the coding sequence ATGACTTTGAGTGCCTGGATTTCAGCGCACTACGAAGAAAAAGGGCCAGTCGCCTGGCTGGCCTTTTTTCTTGAGTTGATTGCGGCATTAACCCTTTTCTTCCTGATGGCACTAACCTGTGCCGACGTATTTGGTCGGTACTTTCTGGGGAATGCTGTCGATGGTGCAACCGAACTGACCGAGATGGGGATTGCGATTCTGGTCTTTGCTGAGTTACCTGTGGTGACCTGGCGCGGTGGTCATGTGGTGGTGGATATTCTGGATAAAGCGCTGGGCAACCGTGTTATTAAAGCCCTGGGTCTGGTATCGGCGTTTCTGATGTCGACCTCGCTGTACTTTCTGGCCGTTCGTATTTACGAGCTGGCGGAACGTTCCATTCGCCGCGAAGAGGTAACGGAGTACCTGCAGATGCCGGTCGGCTATATCGTGGAGTATATCGCCATTATGAGCTGGGTCACCGCGGGCGCGATGATCACCTACGGTGTCTACCGACTGCTGTTTGTGTCGCGTGACTGA
- a CDS encoding TRAP transporter substrate-binding protein, whose protein sequence is MNLKKVLAIGLFMGVAGQAAAETTLRVASWLPPTHPQNAVVWPTWSKWVEEATEGRVKVAIEYGMGHPKTMYELVEDGVVDASFSYHGYVPGRFKLTQAVEQPLLGASAEAASVAHWRIHQKYFAKANEHDGLEVIGLFTHGPGQIHMAEPISSLSELSGKKIRLGGGVQGEIGHRLGVTAVGAPAPKVYEMMQQGVIDGVFIPMGEQKSLRLKEVARNVIMLPGGMYMGSFAMFMNPEFLEDLDPKDREAIMSVSGEKLSAMAGRAWDAGDAEGVEAAKEAGVNITMVKAGDPLAEEFVAITKGMDEAFLESVSDRGVDAKAALAELREIARSYK, encoded by the coding sequence ATGAATCTAAAGAAAGTTCTTGCTATTGGATTATTCATGGGCGTTGCAGGTCAGGCCGCTGCTGAAACGACCCTGCGTGTAGCCAGTTGGTTGCCGCCAACTCATCCTCAGAATGCTGTTGTATGGCCAACCTGGTCAAAGTGGGTAGAAGAAGCCACTGAAGGCCGGGTCAAGGTGGCTATTGAATATGGTATGGGCCACCCGAAAACCATGTACGAACTGGTAGAAGATGGCGTAGTTGATGCCTCTTTCAGCTACCACGGTTACGTACCTGGCCGTTTTAAACTGACTCAGGCGGTTGAACAGCCACTGCTGGGTGCCAGCGCAGAAGCCGCTTCTGTAGCGCACTGGCGCATCCACCAGAAATACTTTGCCAAAGCTAACGAACATGATGGTCTGGAAGTGATCGGTCTGTTCACACATGGTCCGGGTCAGATCCACATGGCTGAGCCAATCAGCTCGCTGTCTGAACTGAGCGGTAAGAAGATCCGTCTGGGCGGTGGTGTTCAGGGTGAGATCGGTCATCGTCTGGGTGTAACCGCGGTTGGCGCACCGGCGCCTAAAGTTTACGAGATGATGCAGCAGGGCGTTATCGATGGTGTATTCATCCCGATGGGCGAGCAGAAGTCTCTGCGCCTGAAAGAGGTTGCACGTAACGTGATCATGCTGCCGGGCGGCATGTACATGGGCAGCTTCGCAATGTTCATGAACCCTGAATTCCTGGAAGATCTGGATCCGAAAGATCGTGAAGCGATCATGTCTGTATCCGGTGAAAAACTGTCTGCGATGGCAGGCCGTGCATGGGATGCGGGCGATGCTGAAGGTGTTGAAGCTGCTAAAGAAGCGGGCGTGAACATCACTATGGTTAAAGCGGGCGATCCGCTGGCAGAGGAATTTGTAGCCATCACTAAGGGCATGGATGAAGCCTTCCTGGAGTCAGTGTCTGACCGTGGCGTAGACGCCAAGGCTGCTCTGGCTGAACTGCGTGAGATAGCGCGTAGCTACAAGTAA
- a CDS encoding 5-carboxymethyl-2-hydroxymuconate Delta-isomerase, with protein sequence MPHFIMEYSANLDDDLDIPALFEKLNETAIATGVFPIGGIRTRAIRCEHYRIGEGDPDNTFIHLTAKVGSGREPEVLKAASDKVFETFTECLEPVFQRRYMSIGFEMIELHPERNYRKNNIHEKIAKLQQGG encoded by the coding sequence GTGCCCCATTTCATAATGGAATACTCGGCCAATCTGGATGACGACCTGGATATTCCGGCGTTGTTTGAAAAGCTGAATGAAACCGCGATCGCCACCGGGGTGTTCCCGATTGGCGGAATCCGCACCCGGGCGATTCGCTGCGAGCACTACCGCATAGGCGAGGGTGATCCGGACAATACTTTTATTCATCTGACCGCCAAGGTGGGCTCAGGGCGTGAACCTGAGGTGCTGAAAGCCGCTTCAGATAAAGTGTTTGAAACCTTTACCGAGTGTCTGGAACCGGTTTTTCAACGTCGTTATATGAGTATCGGCTTTGAGATGATCGAACTGCACCCGGAGCGTAATTACCGAAAAAATAATATTCACGAAAAGATCGCAAAGCTGCAGCAGGGCGGCTGA